A window of the Scophthalmus maximus strain ysfricsl-2021 chromosome 8, ASM2237912v1, whole genome shotgun sequence genome harbors these coding sequences:
- the tbck gene encoding TBC domain-containing protein kinase-like protein isoform X2: MRPLKDAQLGAFTFFASALPHDVCGSNGLPLTPNSIKILGRFQILKTVTHPRLCQYVDISRGKHERLIVVAEHFESSLSDFQKQGKTVCPEKVLQIAFEVLEGLEFMNKHGMVHRALSAHNVLMDCKGNVKLAKFGLYHMTDHGADVDFPIGYPSYLAPEVIAQGCFHPSDPSRDETPLPSGPKTDVWSLGVLLFELCAGRRLLHNIDISERLKFILTLGCMDDIVTVLAEEHGCLDTIKELPENVLELLRKCLTFLPSKRPTPAALLGDPVFAGVSCLYTPFQKPVSLFSSSLRCAHLELPEDISDLCKDDDEDYLSERAIDEVYHLWCLAGGDLEKELTNKEIIQSKPPICTLPNFVLEDGESFGQGRDRSFLLDDTTVTLSLCQLRNRLKDVAGEAYYPLLEDEQSSLPQSNSSNELSATVTLPLIIRERDTEYQLIRIILFDRLLKAYPYKKNLVWKEARVDIPPLVRGLAWAALLGIEGDIQAKYDTIDKDTPIPTDRQIEVDIPRCHQYDELLSSPQGHIKFRRVLKAWVVSHPDLVYWQGLDSLCAPFLYLNFNNEALAYACMSAFIPKYLYNFFLKDNSHVIQEYLTVFSQMIAFHDPELSNHLNEIGFIPDMCSHCTRSSTCGTRCCWVTPLSHSVSAWPYCSSPGIVSWPTASMSASYSFLTCQKSTLSVVSANPSTSSAGLQRVRHTDNMLSRQRLLGTMALGKQQHTTRLTIRTCPGQTCLGSLWRCVT; encoded by the exons ATGAGGCCCCTGAAAGACGCTCAGCTGGGGGCCTTCACCTTCTTCGCCTCCGCTTTGCCTCATGACGTCTGTGGCAGCAATGGCCTCCCGCTCACCCCCAACTCCATCAAAATCCTGGGACGCTTTCAGATCCTCAAGACCGTCACTCATCCCAGACTCTGCCAATACGTGGACATCTCTAGAGGGAAGCACG AACGGCTGATTGTTGTTGCTGAACACTTTGAAAGCAGTCTAAGCGATTTCCAAAAACAAGGGAAAACTGTCTG ccCAGAGAAGGTGCTGCAGATCGCCTTTGAGGTCCTTGAAGGCCTGGAGTTTATGAACAAACATGGTATGGTGCACAGAGCCCTCAGTGCACACAACGTGCTGATGGACTGCAAG gGGAATGTCAAACTGGCAAAGTTCGGCCTTTATCACATGACTGATCATGGGGCCGATGTAGATTTTCCCATTGG GTACCCATCATACCTTGCACCAGAAGTAATTGCTCAGGGCTGTTTCCACCCTAGTGATCCTTCCCGTGATGAAACTCCTCTGCCCTCAGGACCCAAGACTGATGTCTGGTCACTTGGGGTGTTGCTCTTCGAATTGTGTGCA GGTAGACGCCTGCTGCATAATATTGATATAAGCGAGAGATTGAAATTCATTCTAACCCTGG GTTGCATGGATGACATTGTGACTGTCCTTGCTGAGGAACATGGTTGCCTGGATACAATTAAG GAGCTGCCGGAGAATGTTCTCGAGTTATTAAGGAAATGCTTGACCTTTCTTCCATCCAAAAG GCCAACCCCTGCAGCGCTGCTGGGAGACCCTGTGTTCGCTGGAGTCTCATGCCTCTATACACCCTTCCAGAAGCCTGTtagcctcttctcctcctccctccgctgtGCACATCTGGAGCTCCCGGAGGACATCAGTGACCTTTGCAAAG ACGACGATGAAGACTACCTGTCAGAGCGCGCCATAGATGAGGTTTACCACCTGTGGTGTCTGGCTGGAGGAGACCTGGAGAAGGAGCTGACCAACAAGGAGATCATACAGTCCAAACCGCCAATCTGCACACTGCCCAA TTTTGTCCTGGAAGACGGGGAGTCGTTTGGCCAGGGCAGGGACCGGAGCTTCTTGCTGGATGACACCACCGTGACACTGTCTCTGTGCCAACTCCGAAAT AGACTGAAGGATGTAGCAGGAGAAGCCTATTACCCTCTGCTGGAAGACGA acagTCGAGTCTGCCCCAGTCCAACAGCAGCAATGAGCTGTCGGCCACCGTCACGCTGCCACTCATCATCCGCGAGAGAGACACCGAGTACCAGCTCATCCGCATCATCCTATTTGACAGGCTGCTCAAG GCCTATCCTTACAAGAAGAATCTTGTGTGGAAAGAGGCCAGAGTGGATATCCCCCCTCTTGTTCGAGGACTGGCATGGGCTGCACTGCTGGGCATCGAG GGAGATATTCAAGCCAAATATGACACCATAGACAAGGATACTCCCATTCCAACTGACAGACAG ATTGAGGTGGACATCCCACGCTGCCACCAGTACGATGAGCTGCTGTCATCTCCTCAGGGCCATATCAAGTTCAGGCGTGTGCTGAAAGCCTGGGTAGTCTCCCACCCTGACCTTGTCTACTGGCAGG gtttGGATTCACTTTGTGCTCCGTTTCTATACTTGAATTTCAACAATGAAG CGCTGGCATATGCCTGCATGTCTGCATTCATCCCCAAATACTTGTACAACTTTTTCCTGAAGGACAACTCTCATGTCATCCAAG AGTACCTGACTGTCTTCTCCCAAATGATTGCCTTCCATGACCCAGAGCTTAGCAACCATCTAAATGAGATTGGCTTCATTCCAGAT ATGTGTTCCCACTGCACAAGATCTTCCACCTGTGGGACACGTTGCTGCTGGGTAACTCCTCTTTCCCATTCTGTATCGGCGTGGCCATACTGCAGCAGCCCAGGGATCGTCTCTTGGCCAACGGCTTCAATGAGTGCATCCTACTCTTTTCTGACCTGCCAG